Part of the Nostoc sp. ATCC 53789 genome, ATGCAGCTACATTTTTAGTAACGGAACGTGCAGGTTTAGAAGGTAACGATCAAGTCAATTGGAGAAGTTTGGGTAAAGTATTCAATCCCTCTGCTCCTGACTTTTCTGTTTTTTTACCTAATTCTTTCTCAACAGCATCCCAAGGTGGTTTAGGGTTAGATATAAATATAGCTCCAACTAATAATCCTCGGGTTACTCCACCGTTTGTTTTTCAAACTTTACCTTCCCCTGGAATTCGGAGTAACTTCGCTTCAGGTGATTTTATTCTCTTTGGAGGTATAGATCCAACAGGTTTTATCCCTCTTCCTCCTGGTACTCCTGATCCTGGTACTAAGGGTAACGGTGAACCTTTAACAATTAGTTTTGCCCAGCCTGTTTTCGGCGCTGGGGCTCAGATAGCTATAGACAGTAGTAAATTGAAAATTGAAACTTTTCTCAACGCTTTTGATAGCACCAATAACCTGTTGGCTAGTTTCTCAGTTCCAAATATTTCGTCCTTAGCATTAGATAATTCGGCAGTGTTCTTGGGAGTTCGTAGTGACACTCCAAACATCTCACGACTAGTTTTTAGTAGTTCTGCTCCCCAATTCGGTTTGGCCATTAATCAGGTAAGTATTCTTGCAGTTCCCGAATCGACTTATACCTTGGCAATATTAGCTTTTGGTGTTTCTGGTGCTGTTTTGAAGCTACGCCAACGTAACTTAGCCAAATAATTAATTCTAATTCGTAATTTGGAAGAGGGTACAGTAGCCCACACCAAAATCTCTGATTGGGTGGTCTGCAACATACTCTTTCCGAGGCACTTTGAGTAGTAAAATCCCCGTAGCAATGAGTACGTGGACTCGCTTTCTCGTGTCGCTATCAGTCATTAGTCCAGAGCTAAGGAGATTTTTGAATAAGAAATTACCAGATCAAACAGTCATTTTCCCATTAGGGAATCACAACTAACTCAATAGATCAGGGCGATCGCACGGGATTTCTGAAATTCTTGCTGTATAAGGATATTGACGAAAAATAGGCTAACTCAAAAAAAGCCAAAACCCTTGCTATTAAAGGATTCTTATACTTTAGATGCCTTTACCCTGCTCAATAGGTCGATCGGGTAATTTATTTTACGGAAATCATCTAGCACTGATTGTAATTACGAATGATGTTAGCAATACTCGTTAACGTCACGATCAATACGACTTATTTTGATGCTCACACAGCGTCGAAATAGCTCGTGATTGAAGAAGTTTGAAGTTCCAGACATACTCCAACTTCTATCAGACGTAAGTTCCGCAACATTTTGATCTTTAGCCAAATTAAAGTTAATGTCATACAAAGAAGTCGAACACATCATAGAAGCTAAGATACAAAAAGCTATACGGAAGCACGAGATCGTAGTTGCTTTTATTAGTAGTATTACTGGCTTAATTTTCATAATGGGTTTATTCCACGCTATTTCGCTCAACCACGCTCAAATACACGCATTTTGCTTGAACTGATTACTGATTGCATTCAATGGGTCTTTACGATTGAGCATTCCCTGCTGTGCATAAAACCAATCCGAGTTACATATATTTTTTAAAAAAGGGAATTGCACTATGGAGAGCAAAAATAATAGCAGACCTATATTGGTCTTATTTTTGACTGTATTTATAGACCTGCTGGGCTTCGGAATTATTCTGCCGATACTGCCTTTGTATGCTGAACAATTCGGCGCAAAACCTAATGAAGCCACTCTACTTGTGGCTATTTATTCTTTAATGCAGTTCTTATTTGCACCATTATGGGGCAGATTTAGCGATCGCTACGGTCGTCGTCCGGTTTTATTACTGACCTTATTCGGTTCTGTAATAGCATACACAGGCTTAGGCTTTGCTAACTCATTATGGATGTTGTTTCTTGCTCGTAGTCTTGCGGGGATTATGGCAGGGAATATTAGTACTGCTCAGGCATACATCGCAGATATTACTACGCCAGCTAATCGAGCCCGTGGTATGGGCATAATCGGAGCAGCTTTTGGTCTTGGCTTCATTCTCGGCCCAGCTATTGGAGGTCTTCTCATCGGGTCAGATCCAGACAACGCTAACTTTCATTTACCGTCGTTGTTCTCAGGTGGATTATCTTTATTTGCATTGCTTTGTGCTTTGATGTTACTTCCTGAATCTCTAAATTCTGAAACTAAAGCCAAGATGCAAGCTAATCGCCACCGCCGGCGACGGCTGAACTTATTACAACTGTCACAGCGTCCACAGTTTTGTGTGCTTGTAGGCATCTACTTTTTTGTTACCTTTGCTGTTGCAGCTATGGACTCTACATTAGCTTTATGGTCTAAGCAGCAATTAAATTGGGGTCCTCAACAAACTAGTTATCTTTTTGCTTTCATGGGGATTGTTAGCACAATCGTTCAAGGAGGACTAATCGGATTCCTCAAGAAAAACTTTGGTGAAATCAAATTACTGACCTTGGGGATATTAGGGTTAGGTTTAGGATTACTGCTAATTGGATTCTCACAAAGCTTAAGTTTATTGTTGGTCGCTACTACACTTGTGGCATGGGGAATTAGTGTTAGTCAACCAATATTGAATAGCCTAATTTCCCAGATGACTGCCCCAGAAGAGCAAGGACAAATATTAGGAATTGCCAGTTCTTGTTCTGCCTTAGCACGCATCGTTGGGCCAATTTGGGCAGGGATTAGTTTTATGAAATTTGGGAGTGATTCTCCTTTTTTGAGCGGATTTTTAGTAATGATAGTAGCTTTGTTTCTTAGTTTACGAGTTACTAAAAGTGCATCTGAATCAAACAAAGAACGTATAGCCTGACAATCCAAGTCTTAAAGGATCTAAAGTTATTGCTGATGTATCCAAAACTTTAGATCCTCCTAAATGCTCCTTAAAAAGGAGAACTTTGAGAAGGTTATTCTCCCCTTGTTATTAAACATTACGAATTACGAATTACGAACTACGAATTAATAATATGACAGGTCGCCGAGTATTATTTTTAGGCATCTTTGTAAGCATCCTCCTAACTTACGCAATTTGGATCGGTGGGAGCATTCCTGCAAGCATCGTCAAACTTCCTGACCAAGGATTAAACTGGTACTATTGGAAGCTTCCCCAACCAACCTTTTGGAGTCGAACGACAGCTTGGGGTATGTACATTGGGCATCAGTTTAGCATCTGGGCGTGTATCTTGTGGGCGCAGCGATCGCAGTTGAGATACAAATCAGCCCTGCACCCGATAAATTACCTCATGCTTGCCATCAATGGTATATTTATCGCTTTACACTTCCTCCAGACCTACATTTGGTATGATGCTCTTGCTCAAGATACTTCAATTTGGGCTTCTCAAGGTGCAGTTGTACTGTTACTGGTGTTCGTACTGATTTTAGAAACACCTCGACGCGGTTTGTTTTTTGGCAATTCTGTTCCATTCCATCAACAGTTTTTGCAAATTATCAAGCTGTACCACGGCTACTTTTTCTCCTTCGCCGCCATCTACACCTTCTGGTATCATCCAATGGAAGCGACTGTAGGGCACTTAATTGGTTTTCTCTATATGTTCTTGCTTCTGCTCCAATCGTCGTTGATCTTTAACCGCGCCCATGTCAACCGTTGGTGGACATTCACTTTAGAAATTACAGTGGTTTTACATAGTGTAGTTGTATCTTTGATGCTAGGACAAAGCAAGTGGCCAACATTTCTCTTTGGTTTTCTTGGCATTTTAGTACTTACCCAACTCCACGGTCTACCTGTGGGTATTTTGACTAAACGTACTATATACGGAGCCTTTTTAGTTAGTGTACTCGCCGTTTATGGACTGACTGAACGCGGCTTGGGCAGAATTTACGAAGTAGCCTATATTCCTCTGATTGAGTTTGGGCTGGTTGGCGCAATTTACTTAATCTTCCTGCTCATCTTATGGACAATTTCTCGCGTACCTGTGAAGACGTAATTTAATGTCCGTCAAAATAATTTGAGATATCTCCCAAAATTAATTATGCGTTACCTAAAACCCTTGTAGACCCACATTTCTCACAAGCTTGAGGGGCAGAGGGGCAGAGGTGCAGAACTCAGTACAACTTCTTTCTCCCCTGCTCCCCTGCACAAGGCTCTATCGAAATGTGGTGAGAAATCCGGGGTAGAGAGCTTGCAATGCAACGCCTCTACAAGGGTTTTTACTCCTATGTCTAATACCTTTGCCAAAACCTTAGACAACTGCTAAATTATTCAAGCTACCTTTGTAGCCACTAATCTCAATCACAGCATCCGTGAGGGCAGAGAATCCATTAGTATTATCGTTGAGTGCCAGAAAAGTCTGCTGATGATTGCCTGTACCAAGGGTAAAAGTTGCCGCACCTTTAGCGACAAAATCAGTGACAGTCAATATCTGTTGTATATCCGAGAGATTTAGACTTGCAACTTTGCCAAGTTGAACTAAATTAGCAGCGCTAACTGCATACAGCCCATCAATTTTATCTTGAGAAATATTCAAGTCAGTTATTTTATCAAAGCTAGACAGCAGCGAATCACTCAGGCTGTTAAACACAAATTTATCAGCGCCACAACCGCCTGTGAGAATATCACGCCCAGCACCACCATTGAGGATGTCATTACCATTACCACCGACTAGCTTGTCATTTCCGGCTAATCCAAGGAGTTGATCGTTGCCGTTTTTGCCAGAAATTTGATCCTTACCAGCCCCACCACTGAGTTTATCTGCACCGTTACCACCGTTTAAGGTAATGTTTGGCACATTTCCGTCTGTAGTGGTTTTGCTGATTAATTGACCATTGGTATCATAAAAATAAGTGGCAACTGCATCAGTAATGCCATCACTATTTTTGTCAATATCTGCGGAAATTAGTTTGCCATTGCGATCGTAGTTGAAAGTCGTAATGTCGTCAGGGATGCGATCGCTATTTTTGTCAGCAATCTGTGCAGCGAGTTTGCCGTTAGCGTCGTAACTGTAAGCGGTGACTTCATCAAAGATGCCATCATTATTTTTGTCAATTTTTTGTGATGTCAGCTTGCCGCTAAAATCGTAGCTGTAGATGCCAACTGCATCAATTACACCATCATTGTTGAAGTCATAGCTAGCGGATGCGCGTCCATAAGTAGAGGTTGAGACAAAATCAACTTTGCCGTCGCCGTTGTCGTCAAGGTTCAGGGATGTCACGTTGCCCTTGGCATCATAAGTAGAGGTTTCGACATAATCAACTTTGCCGTCGCCGTTGCTATCAATGCTATAGGATGTCCGGTTGCCCTTGGCATCATAAGTAGAGGTTGAGACAGAATCAACTTTGCCGTCGCCGTTGCTATCAATGCTATAGGATGTCCGGTTGCCCTTGGCATCATAAGTAGAGGTTTCGACATAATCAACTTTGCCGTCGCCGTTGCTGTCATAGCTATAGGATGTCCGGTTGCCCTTGGCATCATAAGTAGAGGTTAAGACAGAATCAACTTTGCCGTCGCCGTTGCTGTCATAGCTATAGGATGTCCGGTTGCCCTTGGCATCATAAGTAAAAGTTGAGACATAATCAACTTTGCCGTCGCCGTTAAATTCACTGCTAAAGGATGTCACGTTGCCCTTGGCATCATAAGTAGAGGTGTCGACACGATCAACTTTGCCGTCGCCGTTAAAGTCACTGATCGAGGATGTCTGGTTGCCCTTGGCATCATAAGTAGAGGTTTGGACAAAATCAACTTTGCCGTCGCCGTTGCTGTCATAGCTATAGGATGTCCGGTTGCCCTTGGCATCATAAGTAGAGGTTTCGACATAATCAACTTTGCCGTCGCCGTTGATGTCACTGCTAAAGGATGTCTGGTTGCCCTTGGCATCATAAGTAAAAGTTGAGACATAATCAACTTTGCCGTCGCCGTTCCTGTCTTCGCTAGAGGATGTCTGGTTGCCCTTGGCATCATAAGTAGAGGTTTGGACAAAATCAACTTTGCCGTCGCCGTTGCTATCAATGCTATAGGATGTCACGTTGCCCTTGGCATCATAAGTAGAGGTTTCGACATAATCAACTTTGCCGTCGCCGTTGCTGTCATAGCTATAGGATGTCCGGTTGCCCTTGGCATCATAAGTAGAGGTTTCGACATAATCAACTTTGCCGTCGCCGTTGCTGTCATAGCTATAGGATGTCCGGTTGCCCTTGGTATCATAAGTAAAGGTTGCGACATAATCAACTTTGCCGTCGCCGTTGCTATCAATGCTATAGGATGTCCAGTTGCCCTTGGCATCATAAGTAGAGGTTTCGACATAATCAATTTTGCCGTCGCCGTTGCTATCAATGCTGCTGTATGTCCGGTTATAGCTGTAGGTAATAACGGAGTCTACTATCCCATCACTGTTGTTGTCTGTCTTCTCAGATATCACTTTGCGATCGGCATCGTAAGTGTAAGTTGTGGTTAAGGTCATAAATTAGTTTTCCTTATCTGTTTTATTAGAGTTATTTTCTGTAGTACTACTTAGTCTAGAGAGATATAAAACTTTAATTTAAAAATTATTCAGAGTTTATTTAAAATTCATATTTGCTGAACTTCAATAAAGTTACTCTAAATTCTAGACGTATAGCGATGCCTACGGCAACCTGCACTAACGCATTAAAGAGAGAATTCTTAACGGGCAACAGAGTGTTTTAGGTGGGAGCTAAATCCGCACCCACAACAACCAATTACATAATGAATTAGACGATCATGAGAACTAAAATTATGAACCTTCTACCCTCTGCCTCCTTCAATTATTGGAAATACTTGACAATCCAATCTCAACCTTAAATAAACATTAGAAAACTCACTATTTTACTCACCACCACTAATATTTTTTTGTTGTTGATAACGCAGTTTAAACTGGTTTTGTTGTATTTTATGATCCACAATTGGGTCAGGATAGCCAACAGCATGACGTTCTAAAGGTGGAATTTTCCCAGTAACTAAATATTCTGTATCTACAGACCTTAATTCTGATACCCATTGCCGAATATATTCCCCTTCTGGATCGAATTTTTGTGTTTGACTGGCTGGATTGAAAATCCGCACAGGTTTGGGGTCCATACCGCTAGAAGCACTCCATTGCCAACCGCCATTATTAGCAGACAAATCTCCATCAATCAACTTCTGCATAAAGTATTTTTCTCCCAATTGGGGATTAATTAGCAAGTCTTTAGTGAGGAAACTAGCAACAATCATTCGACAACGGTTGTGCATCCAGCCACTTTCATTCATCTGGCGCATTGCTGCATCCACAATAGGGTAGCCAGTTCTTCCTTCACACCAAGCTTGGAAATGTTCTTCATTAGTTTCCCAAGGAAAGTTCTTAAAGGTGTCGCGGAAAGCACCATCGGCTAATTCCGGGAAGTTATACATTGCGTGTTGATAAAACTCCCGCCAAGCTAATTCCTGTTGCCATGTGCGGATATTAACTGCTGTTTCCTCACTACGACTATTTTCCAGTGCTTCTATGGTTGCTTGCCAAACGGTGCGAATGCCAATTACCCCAAATTTTAAAGCTGCACTCAGTTGTGATGTGCCATCAACTGCGGGGTAATTTCGCTGTTCTTGGTATTCAGTAATCGCTTTATAAGTAAATTCTTCTAATTTTTCTTGCGCCGCCGCCTCTCCTGGTGCAATAATCAATTCTCCATCCCAAATAAACCCTAAATCTTTAGCTGAAGGTAATGTCACAGAACCCGCAAGTTTGGCAATTTCTTGTTCAGCTTCTGTTAATCCCTCAACATTTTGCAGTGTTTCAACTGGGTTCGCTTTCGGTTTGATAATCCAATTTTTCCAGAAGGGGGTATAAACCGTGTATGGACTGTTACCACCTGTGCGGATCTCATCTGGGGAATTGAGGATTTGATCCCAGTTTTGATTAAGAAACTCAATACCTTTTTCTTTGAGGGCATTTATAATGGTGCGATCGCGTTCTTGTGAATAAGGTTCTACATCCCAATTCCAAAAAACAGCTTTGGCGTTTATTGCCTTTGCTAAAGCTGGTATAGCTTGTACAGGATCAGCGTGGAGTATTAACAACTGGCTACCAACTTGAGCATATCGCTCTTGGAGTTTCTGCAAACAGCCAATCATATAAGTTACTCTCACAGTAGCAACATCATCCCGTTCTAGAATATGTGGATCGAGGCAAAACACGCCCACCACCTTTGGACTTTGCCGTTTTGCCGCAGCCAGCCCCGTATTGTCAGAAATGCGTAAATCGCGCCGATGCCAAAACAGAATTAAGTCAGACATTCTATGCTGTATATAGTTCACCCGTACTAGCTTAGATGCTAGTGGTACCAATGAACATCATTCTGGCGATAAATTATATTCTGTAAATGGGCATTGGGCATTGGGAAGAGGACTTGGGGACAAGGAGAATTGGGGACAAGGGGAAAGACTTGTTTCAAGTTCTCACTTCTTGTCCCCTTGTCCCCTTGTCCCTCTGCCCCATTCCCCGGTTTGTCAGTCGGGAATAGTGGCTTTTTAGCTCAAAGATAGAGTATACTCTTCTTAACAGTTAATTAGTCTTTTTGTCATGGCTAACCTACTACTTGATGACGGTACGATTGAGAGCGATTTAGGCGAAATAGCTCGTGAACTTGCGCCTTTTGGCATTCAACTCAGACACTACGACCCAGGAACATCGCTACTCTTCCCCAATCTGTTAAGCCAGGACGTTTTAACTGAGTCTGAGAAACGTTATTGTGTAGAACTCCATAACAGCGTTTTTGAATTTCTTCAGCAAGAAAATGGTGCTATCTGGTGTGACTTGCTAAATGTGCATCCAGGTTCCTTTAATCTTCACCATCTGATAGCAACCTACAGCCGTTACCATACTCATCCTGCGCCTGAACCCCTCTACGTGTTAGCAGGAGAAATGATCTATGGCTTTGTACGACCTGATGGCAGTCAGGTACAGCTTTTAGTTCAGGCACAAGACTATCTTTACATCCCCGCCGAGGTTGAGCATTGGTGCAGTCCAAGTGCGTCGTTGAATTTCAAAGCAGTACGCTATTTTGCAATAGCCGAGGGTTGGGTTCCCAATTATACGGGTACTCAAGTTAGTGATTCACTCAACAAGCCAAGTTAAAGCTCAGTTACATTATTGCCAACTCTGATATTTCTTACTTAATGCTTTAACGTGTCGCAGAAGTCCCCACCTTCTCTGCGAGACGCTATTTGCGTTCAATGTACTCTAATGATAGGTATTGTGAGCGGGGGGATTCGTCATCGCCCTTGCCGTCTCCCCTTGGGAGAAAATTTTCTGATAGAATTATTTGGTCTTGACCATCAATGCCATAAGCGAAAACCAAGCTAACAGGTATATGTTGCAAGAAAAAGATTTGGGTCTTGGGAACCAGGACTCCTGCCCTTGGAGGGAATGTTAGACTTTCTGGTACTACGAAGTCCTGGAGACTGTTCCCGATGAATTGGGAAGCCCCGTCCGTCTTACGGCGGCGGGGTAGTTCACTGCTTTAACTCTAAACTCAATTCTCTTACTCAATTAGAAGATTTAAGTGAGGCGCTATTAGATTTTTCCACATCATCTGACTTGACAAAATGGTTAAATAATGTAGTGCAAAGCTGAAAGATTCACTCAACTTCCTCACAGAGAATTAACAGCGTTTCCATTGCCTCTGCTAGAGAAATCAACTCTGTCCAAGAGGAGCCACTAACTAGATTTTGGGCGTGAGCTAATCGGTTTCGCAACTGTTCAGCAGACTTTAGGAAGCGTTCACCAAACCGTTTGGATTTTAATCCCAGTTGCTGGAGAAGTTCTGGCTGATTTAAAATCAACTCTCGCTTATCACAGAATTGCAGATAATCTAACAAATCCGTAGCTTCGTTTCTTTCCTGACTCTCTCGCCATAACCGTTGAGCAACCTCTAAGCGCTCAGGTTTGAGGACTTTTTGCCAAGAATCTTGAGGATAGTAAATCCGCACCAGGCGCAGCAAATTCATTTCTAGGAGCGTTACCAAGCCAAACAGCAGCATTCGCGCGGGTGCTTTCTGCAAGTCGCCACAGGTAATAATACCACTTACCTGATTGCAGTCCAAGACAAACAATCGCGGAGTTTGTTGTAGGATGGGTAGCAACTTTATCAGTGGGGTAGAAATGGCTATTAGTTCTTTGGGATGAAACACCCGTTGATAGTCGCCACACTTGCCTTCTTTGCCTTGAATCAAACTAGAGCGTTCTACATAACCGCTTATAATATCTCCTGTCTCAACGCCGATAACATCAAAATTTTGTGCCTGCATCCAATGCAGCACTTCTGTCACCTCCGCATTAGCTGGCATAGCTTTGAGGGGTTCTGCCACATATTCAATGGTGATATTGTTCTCAAATAAACTCCGCAGGTCTTGAGAACGCGATTTTAGGTGTTTCATCCTCCGGTTGTGAACTTACGCTTAGATAATCCTAGGGCACTCACGCGATGTCTGCGACGGGCTACGCCTACGCCAGTGGAATTTTCTGCCAGATTACCCCTGCAATCGCTATCTCGACAAATACCATAGACCAATATCATACTATCCTAGTTATTATAAAGATAGTGACGCTTAGACATTTTCAAGGAATAAAATATTTTGCAACTACAAAAAAATAAATATTTATGTAGTTATTTGGATCAGATTAGTTGATTAATTTTGCTAAAAATGCCGAAAATTCTCGCAAAAAAATGTTATTACTAAAACGACATATCGAATTGATAGTTGGTAGAATTTTACCAACGATAACCAAAATTGATAAATAATATTATTATGCCAAGAAAAGAACAAGGATGGGTTACATTTCAAACCTCAGAGGACGAGCGGAAGATTCTAGAGGAGTTCTGCGAACAGTCTCAACGCACCAAGACTGAGATTTTGCGGGAACTCGTGCGTAGTCTCCCTCAGCACTCGTCAGGAACAGTACTACCACCAACTCAGCAAGAAAAACAGGAAGATATCTACTATACTCAAAAGCCTGATATAGAAAGTACTATTCCCAAGAAATCACTAAAAGTTAGCTCTCGTAATATTCTTAAAGGTGTTGTTAAA contains:
- a CDS encoding MFS transporter, whose protein sequence is MESKNNSRPILVLFLTVFIDLLGFGIILPILPLYAEQFGAKPNEATLLVAIYSLMQFLFAPLWGRFSDRYGRRPVLLLTLFGSVIAYTGLGFANSLWMLFLARSLAGIMAGNISTAQAYIADITTPANRARGMGIIGAAFGLGFILGPAIGGLLIGSDPDNANFHLPSLFSGGLSLFALLCALMLLPESLNSETKAKMQANRHRRRRLNLLQLSQRPQFCVLVGIYFFVTFAVAAMDSTLALWSKQQLNWGPQQTSYLFAFMGIVSTIVQGGLIGFLKKNFGEIKLLTLGILGLGLGLLLIGFSQSLSLLLVATTLVAWGISVSQPILNSLISQMTAPEEQGQILGIASSCSALARIVGPIWAGISFMKFGSDSPFLSGFLVMIVALFLSLRVTKSASESNKERIA
- a CDS encoding bluetail domain-containing putative surface protein encodes the protein MTLTTTYTYDADRKVISEKTDNNSDGIVDSVITYSYNRTYSSIDSNGDGKIDYVETSTYDAKGNWTSYSIDSNGDGKVDYVATFTYDTKGNRTSYSYDSNGDGKVDYVETSTYDAKGNRTSYSYDSNGDGKVDYVETSTYDAKGNVTSYSIDSNGDGKVDFVQTSTYDAKGNQTSSSEDRNGDGKVDYVSTFTYDAKGNQTSFSSDINGDGKVDYVETSTYDAKGNRTSYSYDSNGDGKVDFVQTSTYDAKGNQTSSISDFNGDGKVDRVDTSTYDAKGNVTSFSSEFNGDGKVDYVSTFTYDAKGNRTSYSYDSNGDGKVDSVLTSTYDAKGNRTSYSYDSNGDGKVDYVETSTYDAKGNRTSYSIDSNGDGKVDSVSTSTYDAKGNRTSYSIDSNGDGKVDYVETSTYDAKGNVTSLNLDDNGDGKVDFVSTSTYGRASASYDFNNDGVIDAVGIYSYDFSGKLTSQKIDKNNDGIFDEVTAYSYDANGKLAAQIADKNSDRIPDDITTFNYDRNGKLISADIDKNSDGITDAVATYFYDTNGQLISKTTTDGNVPNITLNGGNGADKLSGGAGKDQISGKNGNDQLLGLAGNDKLVGGNGNDILNGGAGRDILTGGCGADKFVFNSLSDSLLSSFDKITDLNISQDKIDGLYAVSAANLVQLGKVASLNLSDIQQILTVTDFVAKGAATFTLGTGNHQQTFLALNDNTNGFSALTDAVIEISGYKGSLNNLAVV
- a CDS encoding deoxyribodipyrimidine photo-lyase, 8-HDF type; this translates as MSDLILFWHRRDLRISDNTGLAAAKRQSPKVVGVFCLDPHILERDDVATVRVTYMIGCLQKLQERYAQVGSQLLILHADPVQAIPALAKAINAKAVFWNWDVEPYSQERDRTIINALKEKGIEFLNQNWDQILNSPDEIRTGGNSPYTVYTPFWKNWIIKPKANPVETLQNVEGLTEAEQEIAKLAGSVTLPSAKDLGFIWDGELIIAPGEAAAQEKLEEFTYKAITEYQEQRNYPAVDGTSQLSAALKFGVIGIRTVWQATIEALENSRSEETAVNIRTWQQELAWREFYQHAMYNFPELADGAFRDTFKNFPWETNEEHFQAWCEGRTGYPIVDAAMRQMNESGWMHNRCRMIVASFLTKDLLINPQLGEKYFMQKLIDGDLSANNGGWQWSASSGMDPKPVRIFNPASQTQKFDPEGEYIRQWVSELRSVDTEYLVTGKIPPLERHAVGYPDPIVDHKIQQNQFKLRYQQQKNISGGE
- a CDS encoding cupin domain-containing protein; protein product: MANLLLDDGTIESDLGEIARELAPFGIQLRHYDPGTSLLFPNLLSQDVLTESEKRYCVELHNSVFEFLQQENGAIWCDLLNVHPGSFNLHHLIATYSRYHTHPAPEPLYVLAGEMIYGFVRPDGSQVQLLVQAQDYLYIPAEVEHWCSPSASLNFKAVRYFAIAEGWVPNYTGTQVSDSLNKPS
- a CDS encoding DUF4351 domain-containing protein; this encodes MGKPRPSYGGGVVHCFNSKLNSLTQLEDLSEALLDFSTSSDLTKWLNNVVQS
- a CDS encoding molybdopterin-binding protein, which gives rise to MPRKEQGWVTFQTSEDERKILEEFCEQSQRTKTEILRELVRSLPQHSSGTVLPPTQQEKQEDIYYTQKPDIESTIPKKSLKVSSRNILKGVVKRVVYGAVNSEITLEIIHKVELTSIITRASAEELELSEGKEAYAVIKSNDIVIARE